From the genome of Thermosynechococcus sp. NK55a:
ACCCATTTGGCGAGATTTTATGGCTCAGGCCCTCAAGGATGTGCCTGTGGAGGACTTTACCCCGATGTCGAAGTTCCAGCGACCCAAGCCGCAGCGGCAAAAAAATTAACTCTGCTGGTGCAATTCCCGATCCCCCATAGGGTGAAGCGGTTCAGGGATTGATCTTGGCATTGGCGGAGGCCGCGTAGGTTATGGGGGCTGGTTGGGCGTTGCAACTCATTGGCAAAAAGTCTAGTAAAACCATTGTAATTATTCTCAATAAGCTCTGGTTGTTGCAAATGCCACTTGTTGTCGGCTATCATGCAAACCAATACCGGCAGATCAAGCGAATCTCCTATGCCACTTTATACAGCAGCAGCCTTGAAGGCGGAACTGAATGAGAAGGGTTGGCGGTTGACGCCACAGCGAGAAACCATTCTCAATATCTTCCAAAATCTGCCTAAGGGCAATCACCTAAGTGCTGAGGACCTGCACCATGAGCTGCGCAAACAGGGACACTCCATTAGTTTATCCACCGTTTATCGTACCGTGAAGTTGATGTCACGGATGGGTATTCTGCGGGAGTTGGAACTTGCTGAGGGACACAAGCACTACGAATTAAATACCATGTCTCCGCATCACCATCACCACATGGTGTGTGTACAATGCAACCACACGATTGAGTTTGATAATGACTCCATTCTCAAGCAGGCCTTGAAGCAAACGGAGAAATATGGTCTGCAACTGATTGATTGCCAACTGACGATCTATACCATTTGTCCAGAGGCGCTGCGGCGCGGTTACCCGGGACTGCCGGAAAACTGGGTCTGTAGTCGCGCGATCGCCCACGGGACGGAACCCCCCTCGCGGGGTAAATAGGGGATGTTACGGCCTCTAGGGATTGCCCTTGTTTTAATCCCTAACATTCTGGGGGTGGAGTTTCCCCATGGGCAGATGGTCTTTGATCAGCCCCCTGTTTGTGTTGAAGTTGTTCTTGAAGCCCATACCCACTATCCTCAAGTGTGGCTCAGGAATACCACCTACAACTTCGTTGTTCGGATACCGACCACCGCAGGGGACCCCCTTGCCCGTCTTGAGATTCAGCAACCGCCGGGCATTGAGACCATTTACTGGTTGCCCCAACGCCTTTGTGCTTTTATGGGCGATCGCGCCTTGGGTCAAAATATCGCTACGGGTGGCTTGCAATTTTACCGCAATTCTAATTTTTTGCTAACGTGACCGCTGTTGCAACATTACCGCCTCCCCTGCAGCCGGGCGATCGCCTTGCCGTCGCCTTTCCCAGTGGTGTTCTGCGCCAAGGGGAAACTTTTTGGCAGGGGGTGGCCTGTTGGCAAGCCCAGGGCTATGAGGTCATTGTTAATGAGGCTGACTTTGCAGGCTGGGGCTACCTTGCGGGTTCTGATCAACAGCGGCGCGATCGCCTACGGCACTTATTGCAAGATAATTCTATTAAGGGTATTCTCTGCGGGCGAGGGGGATTTGGGGCAACTCGTCTGTTGGAGCAGTGGCAGTGGCCTTCAGCACCCCCAAAGTGGCTAATTGGTTTTTCAGATATTACGGCTCTTCTGTGGAGCTATGCGGCCCAAGGGGTGGCCGGCGTCCATGGTCCAGTCCTCACCACACTGGCGCAAGAGCCCCTTTGGAGTCAGCGGCGTCTTTTTGATCTGGTCCAGGGCAAGCCCCTAGAGCCCCTATGGGGAAGCGGTTGGGGGGGCGGTGTGGTGCAGGGGCGCCTCTTAGTGGGAAATTTAACGGTCGCAACTCATTTACTGGCCACACCTGATTGCCCGCCTTTTGAGCATGTGATCTTGGCCCTAGAGGATGTGGGTGAAGCCCCCTATCGCATTGACCGTATGCTGACGCAGTGGCGCCGTAGTGGAGCGTTGTATCAGATCAAGGGGATTGCCCTTGGCCGTTTTAGTCGTTGTGAGGATCCCACCACGCAACCGAATTTTCGGCTGATTGAGGTTTTGGGCGATCGCTTGGGGGATTTGGGAATTCCCATTGTTAGTGACTTGCCGTTTGGCCATGAGGGGGTCAATGCCACATTACCAGTGGGGGTGGCGGCTGAGCTAGATGGCGATCGCGGTTCTTTGCGGCTATTACTCTGACAAGCTGACAACAAGTAAATCACAAGCTGACAAGGCATCGAAATACCCGATGCGCCGCTGTTAAGGGGGGCCAAAACTAATCGAACCTATAAGCACAAGCCGATCGCGAGTAAACAATGAAATGAAAATCTGAGTGATAAGATATGGGGGATTCCATCAAGGCACGTAAAGAGTTATGGATTTGGTGACACTGGCTGGACAGCTCAATGCAGGCACCATTTTGCCGGAAACCATCGTGATTGTGGCGCTGCTTGTCGTCCTGTTGGCAGATTTGATTCAGGGACGTCAGGCCGATCGCTGGACACCCTACTTTGCAATTGTTGGTTTAGGGGGGGCGATCGCCACGATGATTCCCCTGTGGACTCAGCCCGCAACCGTCAGTTTCTTTGGCAGCTTTATTTCCGATCACCTCAGCCTCTTCTTCCGGGGACTGATTGCCCTCTCCGCTTTGGGCACGATTCTCATGTCCATTCGTTATGTTGAGCAAACGGGCAGTTCCCTCGGCGAATTTATGACAATTCTGTTGACGGCCACAGTGGGTGGCATGTTCATTGCCGGTGCCCAAGAACTGGTGTTTATCTTTGTGGCCCTAGAGACCCTGAGTATTGCCTCCTATCTGCTCACAGGCTATACAAAGCGCGATAGCCGCTCCAACGAAGCCGCCTTGAAATATCTCCTGATTGGTGCGGCCAGTTCTGCCATTTTCCTCTATGGCTCATCGCTACTGTACGGCCTTTCCGGTGGGCACACGCAACTGCCAGCCATTGCCCAAGCCCTGTCCTCCGAATCCTTGGGCCTTGTCGTGGCCTTAGTGTTTGTTATTGCCGGCATTAGTTTCAAAATTTCCGCAGTACCCTTTCACCAATGGACGCCCGATGTCTATGAGGGTGCCCCTACCCCTGTGGTTGCCTTTCTTTCGGTGGGTTCCAAAGCCGCTGGCTTTGCCCTTGCCATTCGCTTTTTGACCTTGGCCTTCCCCAGTGTCACCGATCAGTGGCAACTCATCTTTACGGTGCTGGCGATCCTAAGCATGATTCTCGGCAATGTGGTGGCACTCGCCCAAACCAGTATGAAGCGGATGCTCGCCTACTCCTCCATTGGTCAGGCCGGGTTTGTGATGATTGGTTTTGTCGTGGGCACTGAGGCAGGCTATGCCAGTATGCTTTTTTACTTGCTGGTGTACCTCTTCATGAACCTTGGTGCCTTTACCTGTGTGATTCTGTTCTCCCTGCGCACCGGCACCGATCAAATTAGTGAGTATGCGGGCCTCTATCAAAAAGACCCCCTCCTGACCCTCGGCCTGAGCCTATGTTTGCTCTCTCTGGGGGGGATTCCGCCCCTGGCGGGCTTCTTTGGTAAGATTTACCTCTTCTGGGCCGGTTGGCAAGCAGGTGCCTATGGTCTGGTGCTGCTGGGTCTATTGACCAGTGTGATCTCCATTTACTACTACATCCGCGTTGTCAAGATGATGGTGGTCAAGGAGCCCCAAGAAATGTCAGAGGCGGTGCGCAACTATCCCGCAGTCTCTTGGTCAAGTTTTGGCCTGCGACCTTTGCAGGTGGGTTTGGTAATGACGGTGATTGCCACCTCCTTAGCGGGCATCTTGGCCAATCCCCTCTTCAACTTGGTGAATACGGCAGTATTGGATGTGCCCCAACTGGCTAATCAACCAAGGGTTATGGCGGTCACTTACCAAACTCTAGCGCCGGCAGGCGAATCTTAAGGATGATTTCAATTCCGATCCCCCATCTATCCTCCTAGAATCAGGGTAAAACCATGCTAGGACAAGTCACAGTGGTGGAATTGGCGCAACGCCTAGCCACAGAGGCGGATACCTTGCAACTCATTGATGTGCGGGAACCCGAGGAGTGGGCGATCGCCCATCTTCCTCACTTTACGCCTTTGCCCTTGAGCGCGTTTCCCCAATGGTCGCCCCAAATTTGTCAGCTCTTTGATCCAGACCGGGAAACCTTGGTGCTCTGCCACCATGGTGTACGCTCTGCCCAGATGGGGCACTGGTTAATTCAGCAGGGGTTTCGCAATGTCAAGAATATTGTTGGTGGAATTGATGCCTATGCTGCGGTAGTGGATCCAACCCTTCCCCGTTACTAGTGGATAATTTGGGAGAGTTTTCATGACGTTGAGAGTCGGTATTAATGGCTTTGGCCGCATTGGCCGCTTGGTGCTACGGGCGGGTCTTGCCTACGACAATATTCAGTTTGTTGGCATTAACGATCTCGTGCCTGCGGATAACCTAGCCTATCTCTTTAAGTACGATTCCACCCATGGCATCTATCCAGGTACCGTCAAGGCCACAGCGGAGGGTATTGAAATTGATGGTAAGTTCATTCCCTGTACGGCCATTCGCAATCCAGCAGAACTGCCCTGGGAATCCGTTGGTGCAGACTATATCGTTGAGTCCACCGGGTTATTTACGGGCTATGAG
Proteins encoded in this window:
- a CDS encoding transcriptional repressor; this translates as MPLYTAAALKAELNEKGWRLTPQRETILNIFQNLPKGNHLSAEDLHHELRKQGHSISLSTVYRTVKLMSRMGILRELELAEGHKHYELNTMSPHHHHHMVCVQCNHTIEFDNDSILKQALKQTEKYGLQLIDCQLTIYTICPEALRRGYPGLPENWVCSRAIAHGTEPPSRGK
- a CDS encoding DUF2808 domain-containing protein, with the protein product MLRPLGIALVLIPNILGVEFPHGQMVFDQPPVCVEVVLEAHTHYPQVWLRNTTYNFVVRIPTTAGDPLARLEIQQPPGIETIYWLPQRLCAFMGDRALGQNIATGGLQFYRNSNFLLT
- a CDS encoding LD-carboxypeptidase encodes the protein MTAVATLPPPLQPGDRLAVAFPSGVLRQGETFWQGVACWQAQGYEVIVNEADFAGWGYLAGSDQQRRDRLRHLLQDNSIKGILCGRGGFGATRLLEQWQWPSAPPKWLIGFSDITALLWSYAAQGVAGVHGPVLTTLAQEPLWSQRRLFDLVQGKPLEPLWGSGWGGGVVQGRLLVGNLTVATHLLATPDCPPFEHVILALEDVGEAPYRIDRMLTQWRRSGALYQIKGIALGRFSRCEDPTTQPNFRLIEVLGDRLGDLGIPIVSDLPFGHEGVNATLPVGVAAELDGDRGSLRLLL
- a CDS encoding NAD(P)H-quinone oxidoreductase subunit N, with amino-acid sequence MDLVTLAGQLNAGTILPETIVIVALLVVLLADLIQGRQADRWTPYFAIVGLGGAIATMIPLWTQPATVSFFGSFISDHLSLFFRGLIALSALGTILMSIRYVEQTGSSLGEFMTILLTATVGGMFIAGAQELVFIFVALETLSIASYLLTGYTKRDSRSNEAALKYLLIGAASSAIFLYGSSLLYGLSGGHTQLPAIAQALSSESLGLVVALVFVIAGISFKISAVPFHQWTPDVYEGAPTPVVAFLSVGSKAAGFALAIRFLTLAFPSVTDQWQLIFTVLAILSMILGNVVALAQTSMKRMLAYSSIGQAGFVMIGFVVGTEAGYASMLFYLLVYLFMNLGAFTCVILFSLRTGTDQISEYAGLYQKDPLLTLGLSLCLLSLGGIPPLAGFFGKIYLFWAGWQAGAYGLVLLGLLTSVISIYYYIRVVKMMVVKEPQEMSEAVRNYPAVSWSSFGLRPLQVGLVMTVIATSLAGILANPLFNLVNTAVLDVPQLANQPRVMAVTYQTLAPAGES
- a CDS encoding rhodanese-like domain-containing protein, whose product is MLGQVTVVELAQRLATEADTLQLIDVREPEEWAIAHLPHFTPLPLSAFPQWSPQICQLFDPDRETLVLCHHGVRSAQMGHWLIQQGFRNVKNIVGGIDAYAAVVDPTLPRY